In Prosthecobacter sp. SYSU 5D2, one genomic interval encodes:
- a CDS encoding DJ-1/PfpI family protein — MPEAKVLLIVGDATETVDTLYPFFRLIEGGYTPVVAAPEKRKYQMVLHEIKPGWTITKEWEGYSIDADIAFKDINPEEYVGIFFSGGRAPEYIREDADLLRITKWFWEQKKPCASVCHGVEIPARADIVKGLRMATVAKCKFDLEICGGIYVNEPCVIDQHMYSGRTYHDSGHFIGPWIKALDAERAKMGV, encoded by the coding sequence ATGCCCGAAGCCAAAGTACTCCTCATCGTCGGTGACGCCACCGAGACCGTTGACACCCTGTATCCCTTTTTCCGTCTGATCGAAGGCGGTTATACTCCGGTCGTCGCCGCGCCGGAAAAACGGAAGTACCAGATGGTGCTGCATGAAATCAAGCCCGGCTGGACCATCACCAAGGAGTGGGAAGGCTACAGCATTGATGCCGACATCGCCTTCAAGGACATCAACCCGGAAGAATACGTGGGCATCTTTTTCAGCGGTGGCCGCGCCCCGGAATACATCCGTGAAGATGCCGACCTGCTGCGCATCACGAAGTGGTTTTGGGAGCAGAAAAAACCCTGCGCCAGCGTCTGCCACGGCGTGGAGATCCCGGCCCGCGCCGATATCGTCAAAGGCCTGCGCATGGCCACCGTGGCCAAGTGCAAGTTCGACCTGGAAATCTGTGGCGGCATCTACGTGAACGAGCCCTGCGTTATTGACCAGCACATGTACTCCGGCCGCACCTATCATGACAGCGGCCATTTCATCGGCCCCTGGATCAAAGCTCTGGATGCCGAGCGCGCCAAGATGGGAGTCTAA
- a CDS encoding c-type cytochrome, producing MPAIRHSAFVIRHLFFAFALLHLASSPSSAHPLQAEPINHAYVFPFDQYNLPEDPDEHVVEGGYLLLGELNCTACHAPPQSWAERLAAKPGPNLAGVGSRLDADTLWLMIRSPQHRKKGTQMPGLFAGEEGDAEKVEALTEYLGSLKQEVKKMPAGDIARGKELYHKVGCVACHEPATDYRPAKAAADAEIEKPGLGSVPIALADAYDVNALAQFLQDPLSHRPSGRMPDMRLSAQEAADIAAYLHIGREAELATERAALKIPAQGIEKGREVFAQMNCAACHTLPAPADAPSGVVPAKAAKTLVSLNPAVGCLAETQPSGIPRYDLNDLQKRAIRLALAAIQKQDAPKQTPEQKVDWQMTRLNCYSCHDRDGKGGPEDPRAQYFTSNDGSAESLGELAHLPPNLDNVGRKLTANWLRKVLYGKGGSVRPYMDTRMPNFGRAQTEMLVGLLPKADKRETPMEIDVSGLGKHHRAEIGRQLMGSTGLACIACHGLKDRKSLGPPVIRLDHTVARLQPEYFKELLLNPQATQQGTMMPPMFMGRKKADQEIESLWTYLKELEGQPLPEGLLSTEDFELKPEKEKRPIIFRSFIEGAGSHAIAVGFPEGVHATFDAAQVRFTQVWRGRFLDAMSNWQSREMLPIKPLGTDLKELPPATGERVFSGYRLDKAGVPTFLYQQDGKAVEETLRPAKDGKNFEREMKMNGEITKEVLSW from the coding sequence ATGCCTGCCATTCGTCATTCTGCATTCGTCATTCGTCATTTGTTTTTTGCTTTCGCCCTGCTGCATCTGGCCTCTTCCCCTTCATCCGCCCACCCTCTCCAGGCGGAGCCGATCAACCACGCGTACGTCTTTCCCTTCGACCAGTATAATCTGCCGGAGGATCCCGATGAGCACGTGGTGGAAGGTGGATATCTTTTGTTAGGCGAGCTGAACTGCACGGCCTGCCATGCGCCGCCCCAGTCCTGGGCGGAGAGGCTGGCGGCCAAACCGGGGCCGAACCTGGCCGGTGTGGGCTCACGGCTGGATGCGGACACGCTCTGGCTCATGATCCGCAGTCCTCAGCATCGCAAAAAGGGCACCCAGATGCCCGGCCTGTTTGCCGGGGAGGAAGGCGATGCAGAGAAGGTAGAAGCGTTGACGGAATATCTGGGCAGCTTGAAACAGGAGGTGAAGAAAATGCCCGCCGGAGACATCGCGCGCGGCAAGGAGCTTTATCATAAAGTCGGCTGTGTGGCCTGTCATGAGCCCGCCACCGACTACCGCCCGGCCAAGGCCGCCGCGGATGCGGAGATTGAGAAACCCGGCCTTGGCTCCGTGCCCATCGCTTTGGCCGATGCTTATGACGTGAATGCGCTGGCGCAGTTCCTCCAGGATCCGCTTTCCCACCGGCCTTCCGGTCGCATGCCGGACATGCGCCTGAGCGCCCAGGAGGCGGCGGACATAGCCGCGTATCTGCACATCGGCCGGGAGGCGGAATTGGCCACGGAACGGGCCGCGCTGAAGATCCCCGCCCAGGGCATCGAGAAGGGCCGGGAGGTCTTCGCCCAGATGAACTGCGCCGCCTGCCACACGCTGCCAGCCCCAGCGGATGCGCCGTCCGGAGTGGTCCCGGCGAAAGCTGCCAAGACCCTCGTTTCCCTGAATCCAGCCGTGGGCTGCCTGGCTGAAACGCAGCCCAGCGGCATCCCGCGCTACGACCTGAATGACCTGCAAAAACGGGCCATCCGCCTGGCGCTTGCCGCCATCCAGAAACAGGATGCGCCGAAGCAGACGCCGGAGCAAAAGGTGGACTGGCAGATGACGCGCCTCAATTGTTATTCCTGCCATGACCGCGATGGCAAGGGCGGGCCGGAAGATCCCCGCGCGCAGTATTTCACCTCCAACGATGGCAGTGCTGAATCCCTCGGCGAGTTGGCTCACCTCCCACCGAATCTGGACAACGTCGGCCGCAAACTCACGGCCAACTGGCTGCGCAAAGTGCTGTATGGCAAAGGCGGCAGCGTGCGCCCTTACATGGATACCCGCATGCCGAATTTTGGCCGCGCACAAACGGAGATGCTCGTCGGCCTGCTGCCGAAGGCGGATAAACGCGAGACACCGATGGAGATTGATGTCAGCGGTCTGGGCAAACATCACCGGGCGGAAATTGGCCGCCAGCTCATGGGCTCCACCGGCCTGGCCTGCATCGCCTGTCATGGCTTAAAAGATCGCAAGTCCCTCGGACCTCCAGTCATCCGCCTGGATCACACCGTGGCGCGCTTGCAGCCGGAGTATTTCAAAGAGCTGCTTCTCAATCCCCAGGCCACCCAGCAGGGCACCATGATGCCACCGATGTTCATGGGCCGGAAGAAGGCGGACCAGGAGATCGAATCCCTGTGGACCTACCTCAAGGAACTGGAAGGCCAGCCGCTACCGGAAGGGTTGCTGTCCACAGAGGACTTCGAGCTGAAACCGGAGAAGGAAAAGCGTCCCATCATCTTCCGCAGCTTCATTGAAGGGGCCGGTAGCCATGCCATCGCCGTCGGTTTTCCTGAAGGAGTTCACGCCACCTTTGACGCCGCCCAGGTGCGTTTCACCCAGGTCTGGCGTGGCCGCTTCCTGGATGCGATGAGCAACTGGCAGAGCCGCGAGATGCTGCCTATCAAACCCCTTGGCACCGACCTCAAGGAGCTGCCGCCGGCCACAGGCGAACGGGTGTTTTCCGGCTACCGTCTGGACAAGGCGGGCGTGCCCACCTTCCTGTATCAGCAGGACGGAAAGGCTGTGGAGGAAACCCTGCGTCCGGCGAAGGACGGCAAGAACTTTGAACGCGAAATGAAGATGAACGGTGAGATCACCAAGGAGGTCCTGTCATGGTAA
- a CDS encoding transglutaminase domain-containing protein encodes MFIRLLSWSIIAGLALAGGLMAHRDGKWVAWNLWFQEWVSGTDQAAASVRFQVDLVDRLNYARIGAKLPVLRVDTELERWLQSEFPTMVLGDVNSITRRVQEAVPRYFRVSVCTASGPTLATLLDQFHDFCQQTGPEMTHLACAVRQSPGGLGHHALFVVGQRLEDFSPEIISKTKEEAFFSTCLHCQHPHIVRISRQQHSLGLECPQCRRTYAVVAADAAGKYRYVNEYLTGYAPPAAFSKDHSRVHELFTIWSAVHANCVYTKDPGAAKEATDSWQTSLETQRMGQGDCEDSAIFLCDWLLSRGFQARVALGRFGDMGGHAWVVVKLDDKEYLLESTEGRPDLSNPPLVTRVGSRYVPEIMFDRYSLYVRHTPGQAWKGDYWSAKVWTKVEPRTLEARIRAFSSAADGSSGSQGEASDSSVQRVARTSRPNPAVAPFMELEEIPKDASVWQMPLSLGQGNSDGAGVSGGE; translated from the coding sequence ATGTTCATCCGTCTTCTCTCCTGGTCCATCATTGCCGGTCTTGCCCTCGCAGGCGGCCTGATGGCCCATCGTGATGGCAAGTGGGTGGCGTGGAATCTTTGGTTTCAGGAATGGGTCAGCGGGACGGACCAAGCCGCCGCCAGCGTGCGCTTCCAGGTGGACCTGGTTGACCGCCTCAATTATGCCCGGATCGGAGCCAAGCTTCCTGTGCTGCGGGTGGATACGGAGCTGGAAAGATGGCTGCAAAGTGAATTTCCCACCATGGTGCTAGGGGATGTGAACAGCATCACCCGGCGGGTGCAGGAGGCAGTGCCGCGTTACTTTCGGGTCTCGGTCTGCACGGCCAGCGGCCCCACTTTGGCTACGCTGCTGGACCAGTTTCATGACTTTTGCCAACAGACCGGTCCTGAAATGACGCATCTGGCCTGTGCGGTGCGGCAGTCGCCTGGGGGCCTGGGGCATCACGCCCTGTTTGTGGTGGGGCAGCGGCTGGAGGATTTCAGCCCGGAAATCATTTCCAAAACGAAAGAGGAGGCTTTTTTCAGCACCTGCCTGCATTGTCAGCACCCGCACATCGTCCGCATTTCCCGGCAGCAGCACAGCCTGGGGCTGGAATGCCCGCAGTGCCGGCGCACGTATGCGGTGGTGGCGGCGGATGCGGCGGGAAAATACCGGTATGTGAACGAATACCTCACCGGGTATGCGCCACCAGCGGCTTTTTCCAAAGACCATTCACGGGTGCATGAGCTGTTCACGATCTGGTCGGCGGTGCATGCCAACTGCGTTTATACCAAAGATCCCGGCGCGGCAAAGGAGGCAACGGATTCTTGGCAGACGAGCTTGGAGACGCAGAGGATGGGGCAGGGGGACTGTGAGGATTCGGCGATTTTTTTGTGTGACTGGCTGCTTTCGCGGGGGTTTCAGGCGCGGGTGGCGCTGGGGAGGTTTGGGGACATGGGGGGGCATGCCTGGGTGGTGGTGAAGCTGGATGACAAGGAGTATCTTTTGGAATCCACGGAGGGGCGGCCGGATCTGTCGAACCCGCCACTAGTGACCCGGGTGGGGAGCCGGTATGTGCCGGAAATCATGTTTGACCGGTATTCCCTGTATGTGCGACACACGCCGGGGCAGGCGTGGAAGGGGGATTACTGGTCCGCAAAGGTGTGGACGAAGGTGGAGCCGCGCACCCTGGAGGCGCGAATCCGGGCGTTCTCCTCCGCTGCTGACGGCAGCAGCGGGAGCCAAGGTGAAGCTTCGGATTCTTCTGTGCAGAGGGTGGCGCGGACCAGCCGTCCGAATCCGGCGGTGGCACCGTTCATGGAGCTGGAGGAGATCCCGAAAGATGCCTCCGTCTGGCAAATGCCTTTATCGCTTGGCCAAGGAAATTCTGATGGAGCGGGCGTGTCTGGCGGAGAATAA
- a CDS encoding citrate synthase, with amino-acid sequence MAVVSKGLEGIVAAETRLGEVNGAEGILYYCGYDINELAGKVSYEEVVYLLFYQKLPNRSELDKLTTALRAERELPQGVIDYLLAAPKKAKPIDIMRTAVSMLGSYEMNRHDVNVSENLATAIRLVSQIGVIAAYFHRARTGKSLPPVRKDLSEAAHFLYLMTGEVPTKEAEKTLDVAYVLHAEHGFNASTFTARVVASTLSDMYSAISAAIGALKGPLHGGANEGVIHMLEEIGSPDKVDAWVADALAQKKKIMGIGHRVYKVLDPRAPHLREMAIQLTAQLGEAKWIQMSERIAEIMREQKGLNANVDFYSATVYYSLDIPTDLFTPIFAIARMSGWTAHVLEQWSENRLFRPLSEYVGRPYGQKVLPIEER; translated from the coding sequence ATGGCAGTCGTCTCCAAAGGTCTCGAAGGAATCGTCGCAGCAGAAACCCGTCTCGGGGAAGTCAACGGTGCTGAAGGCATCCTCTATTACTGCGGATACGACATCAATGAACTGGCCGGCAAGGTCAGCTATGAGGAAGTGGTTTACCTGCTGTTTTACCAGAAGCTGCCGAACCGGTCGGAACTGGACAAGCTGACCACGGCGCTGCGGGCCGAGCGTGAGCTTCCGCAGGGGGTCATTGACTACCTGCTGGCGGCGCCGAAGAAGGCCAAGCCGATTGACATCATGCGTACGGCTGTCTCCATGCTGGGCAGCTATGAGATGAACCGTCACGATGTGAATGTGAGCGAGAATCTCGCCACGGCCATCCGCCTGGTTTCACAGATCGGCGTCATTGCCGCGTATTTCCACCGTGCCCGCACGGGCAAGTCCCTGCCGCCGGTCCGCAAGGATCTCAGCGAGGCCGCCCACTTCCTTTATCTGATGACCGGCGAGGTGCCGACCAAAGAGGCTGAAAAGACCCTGGATGTGGCCTATGTGCTGCACGCTGAGCACGGCTTCAATGCCTCCACCTTCACCGCCCGCGTGGTGGCCTCCACGCTGAGCGACATGTATTCCGCCATCAGCGCCGCCATTGGCGCGCTGAAGGGTCCGCTTCACGGCGGTGCCAATGAAGGCGTCATTCACATGCTGGAAGAGATCGGCAGCCCGGACAAGGTGGATGCCTGGGTGGCCGACGCCCTGGCCCAGAAGAAGAAGATCATGGGCATCGGTCACCGCGTTTACAAAGTGCTGGATCCCCGCGCTCCGCATCTGCGTGAGATGGCCATCCAGCTCACCGCCCAGCTTGGCGAGGCCAAGTGGATCCAGATGTCCGAGCGCATCGCCGAGATCATGCGCGAGCAGAAGGGCCTGAATGCAAATGTGGATTTCTACAGCGCCACGGTTTATTACAGCCTCGACATCCCGACGGACCTCTTCACCCCCATCTTCGCCATCGCCCGCATGAGCGGCTGGACCGCCCACGTGCTGGAGCAGTGGAGCGAGAACCGCCTCTTCCGCCCGCTCAGCGAGTACGTCGGCCGGCCGTATGGCCAGAAGGTGCTGCCGATTGAGGAGCGATAA
- a CDS encoding HPF/RaiA family ribosome-associated protein, translated as MIIQVNTDNHITGHQDFIAQAEATVSDALSHVSEHVTRVEVHLNDENSQKSGPEDKRCMMEARLQGLPPIAVTHKAETLAFALDGAAEKLKAALEHKLDRLQHH; from the coding sequence ATGATCATCCAAGTCAATACCGACAACCACATCACCGGCCATCAAGATTTCATCGCCCAGGCCGAGGCCACCGTCTCGGACGCCCTCAGCCATGTGAGCGAACACGTCACCCGCGTCGAAGTGCACCTCAATGACGAGAACAGCCAAAAGAGCGGCCCTGAAGACAAGCGCTGCATGATGGAAGCCCGCCTCCAAGGCCTCCCCCCCATCGCCGTCACCCACAAAGCCGAAACCCTCGCCTTCGCCCTCGACGGTGCCGCCGAAAAACTCAAAGCCGCCCTCGAGCACAAACTCGACCGCCTCCAGCACCATTAA
- a CDS encoding DUF3656 domain-containing protein translates to MPRPLHLPELLSPAGNWECARAAVANGADAIFFGLPRFNARMRADNFTAEDLPELMKFLHSHGVKGYCAFNVLIFTSELADAETQLRELEAAGVDAVIVQDLGLARMVKALTPGLRLHASTQMTITSPEGLELANTLGIDQAVLARELSLRELERFQANDHPDVPLEVFVHGALCVAYSGQCLTSESLGRRSANRGECAQACRMPYEMIVDGEHLDLGDKRYLLSPQDLAAVQEIPRLIELGIRSFKIEGRLKTPEYVAAVTRVYRKAIDAALADKDLADIITEDDRYELEMTFSRGLYSGWMHGVNHQELVGAYYGKKRGYYVGVVRSVARDAVELEENPTHLKNGDGVVFENLQDTNNEQGGRIYGQQGNWIEFQHGRLRTDLIVPGMRIFKTGDQALDQRLRQTFQGDIPLRKKQPLHLIVSGKAGEPLVIRIRDQDASVSSTIPLAPALQRPLTLETLQNQLGRLGGTPFELGTLDLHLDGDLILPVSELNRMRRSIVSLWKPPATTEPALQPRPVITATYESLLPAQEESTAPDAPTLHILCRDHAQIQAALEAGIHHLYVDFEDVRQYADAVKHVRAHSDARIYLATPRIQKSGEAGIFKLITRAEPHGVLIRNLGAIAHFRDLGLPITGDFSLNVANPLTAGFLKQTGLERLTISYDLNIDQVLALLHSAPPHWFEITLHQHMPMFHMEHCAFAAFLSEGTDFTNCGRPCEKHKVRLRDRVGMEHPLKADVGCRNTLFNAVPQTGAQYFNGLVQTGLRHFRVELLEQTQDESLRIIHTYQSLLASRRGGEDIWRELKAQSQLGVTRGTMAEMV, encoded by the coding sequence ATGCCCCGCCCCCTCCATCTGCCTGAACTCCTCTCCCCCGCCGGGAACTGGGAGTGCGCCCGTGCCGCCGTTGCCAACGGTGCCGATGCCATCTTCTTCGGCCTGCCCCGCTTCAATGCCCGCATGCGCGCGGATAATTTCACCGCTGAGGACCTGCCGGAGCTGATGAAATTCCTCCACAGCCACGGAGTCAAAGGCTACTGTGCCTTCAACGTCCTCATTTTCACCAGCGAGCTGGCCGATGCCGAGACCCAACTCCGCGAGCTCGAAGCCGCCGGCGTGGATGCCGTCATCGTCCAGGACCTCGGCCTCGCCCGCATGGTCAAGGCGCTCACTCCTGGCCTGCGCCTCCACGCCAGCACCCAGATGACCATCACCTCACCCGAGGGCCTGGAACTGGCCAACACCCTCGGCATTGACCAGGCCGTCCTCGCCCGCGAGCTCAGCCTCCGCGAACTGGAGCGCTTCCAGGCCAATGACCACCCGGACGTGCCCCTGGAGGTTTTCGTCCACGGCGCCCTCTGCGTCGCCTACAGCGGCCAGTGCCTCACCAGCGAATCCCTCGGCCGCCGCAGCGCCAACCGGGGCGAGTGCGCCCAGGCCTGCCGCATGCCGTATGAGATGATCGTGGACGGCGAGCACCTGGACCTCGGCGACAAACGTTACCTCCTCAGCCCGCAAGACCTCGCCGCCGTCCAGGAAATCCCGCGCCTCATCGAGCTCGGCATCCGCAGTTTCAAAATCGAAGGCCGCCTCAAAACACCCGAATACGTCGCCGCCGTCACCCGCGTGTATCGCAAGGCCATAGATGCCGCCCTGGCCGACAAGGACCTCGCGGACATCATCACCGAGGACGACCGCTATGAGCTGGAGATGACCTTTTCCCGAGGCCTCTACAGCGGCTGGATGCATGGCGTGAACCACCAGGAGCTCGTCGGCGCGTACTACGGCAAAAAACGCGGCTACTACGTCGGCGTCGTCCGCTCCGTCGCCCGCGATGCCGTGGAGCTGGAAGAAAATCCCACCCACCTCAAAAACGGCGACGGCGTCGTTTTCGAAAACCTCCAGGACACTAACAACGAACAGGGCGGCCGCATCTACGGCCAGCAGGGCAACTGGATCGAATTCCAGCACGGTCGCCTCCGCACGGACCTCATCGTCCCCGGCATGCGCATCTTCAAAACCGGCGACCAGGCCCTGGACCAGCGCCTCCGCCAGACCTTCCAGGGGGACATTCCCCTGCGCAAAAAGCAGCCGCTGCATCTCATCGTCTCGGGCAAGGCAGGCGAGCCGCTCGTCATCCGCATCCGTGACCAGGACGCCAGCGTCTCCTCCACCATCCCCCTCGCCCCCGCCCTCCAACGCCCGCTCACCCTGGAGACATTGCAAAACCAGTTAGGCCGCCTCGGCGGAACCCCGTTTGAACTCGGCACCCTGGACCTCCACCTTGACGGCGACTTGATCCTCCCCGTCAGCGAGCTCAACCGCATGCGCCGCTCCATCGTCAGCCTGTGGAAACCACCCGCGACGACAGAACCGGCCCTCCAGCCCAGACCTGTCATCACCGCCACTTACGAATCTCTTCTTCCGGCCCAAGAAGAATCAACTGCCCCTGACGCCCCCACCCTCCACATCCTCTGCCGCGACCACGCCCAGATCCAGGCCGCCCTGGAGGCCGGCATCCACCACCTCTACGTGGACTTCGAAGACGTCCGCCAGTACGCCGATGCCGTCAAACACGTCCGCGCCCACAGCGACGCCCGCATCTACCTCGCCACCCCCCGCATCCAGAAATCCGGCGAGGCCGGCATCTTCAAGCTCATCACCCGTGCCGAGCCGCACGGCGTCCTCATCCGCAACCTCGGCGCCATCGCCCACTTCCGCGACCTCGGCCTCCCCATCACCGGAGATTTCTCCCTGAATGTCGCCAATCCTCTCACCGCCGGTTTCCTCAAGCAGACCGGCCTGGAGCGCCTAACCATCAGTTACGATCTCAACATCGACCAGGTCCTCGCCCTCCTCCACAGCGCCCCGCCGCATTGGTTCGAGATCACCCTCCATCAGCACATGCCCATGTTTCACATGGAGCACTGCGCCTTCGCCGCCTTCCTCTCCGAAGGCACCGACTTCACCAACTGCGGCCGCCCCTGTGAAAAGCACAAAGTCCGCCTGCGCGACCGCGTCGGCATGGAGCATCCCTTGAAGGCCGATGTCGGCTGCCGCAACACCCTCTTCAACGCCGTCCCCCAGACTGGTGCCCAATACTTCAACGGCCTCGTCCAGACCGGCCTCCGCCACTTCCGCGTCGAGCTTCTGGAGCAGACCCAGGACGAGTCCCTCCGCATCATCCACACCTACCAGTCCCTCCTCGCCTCCCGGCGCGGCGGCGAGGACATCTGGCGCGAGCTGAAGGCACAGTCTCAGCTAGGCGTCACCCGCGGCACCATGGCCGAGATGGTTTGA
- the rsmH gene encoding 16S rRNA (cytosine(1402)-N(4))-methyltransferase RsmH produces MDDLMPLGRGTLIQRPVGDEAGLGGGSAPEPGGAREVPFYHLPVLLNEVLEVLQPAPGKLIFDGTLGGGGHTEALLQRGARVVAMDQDDEALRHAGERLKGYADQFCALKGNFRDFPTVLGEAGVTGLDGMLIDIGVSSRHLDAAERGFSFNKDGPLDMRMDTSGPITAADIVNTYEQGALERILWKYGEENQARKIVKAILAERAKGPIKTTLQLADLISKVCPKYSKRHPATLTFQALRIETNQELAALEDFLAAAPKWLKPGGRLAVISFHSLEDRVVKHAFHRQSQVWLDRPEWPEPKRNPDCFYRLISRKPMEATELELSLNPRARSARLRGVERLPA; encoded by the coding sequence ATGGACGATCTGATGCCGCTGGGGAGGGGGACGCTGATTCAGCGTCCTGTGGGGGATGAAGCCGGTCTGGGCGGCGGGTCTGCGCCGGAGCCGGGCGGGGCGCGGGAGGTGCCTTTTTACCATCTGCCAGTGCTGCTGAATGAAGTGCTGGAGGTGCTGCAACCGGCCCCGGGAAAGCTGATTTTCGATGGCACCCTGGGCGGTGGCGGGCATACGGAGGCGCTGCTGCAACGTGGTGCCCGGGTGGTGGCCATGGACCAGGATGATGAGGCGCTGCGCCATGCGGGCGAGCGGCTGAAGGGCTATGCGGACCAGTTTTGCGCCCTGAAGGGGAATTTCCGCGACTTTCCCACGGTGCTGGGGGAGGCGGGAGTGACCGGTCTAGACGGTATGCTGATTGACATCGGCGTGAGCAGCCGGCACCTGGATGCGGCGGAGCGCGGGTTCTCCTTTAACAAGGACGGCCCGCTGGACATGCGCATGGACACGTCCGGACCCATCACGGCGGCGGACATTGTGAACACCTATGAGCAGGGCGCGCTGGAGCGGATCCTGTGGAAATACGGGGAGGAAAACCAGGCGCGGAAGATCGTGAAAGCGATCCTGGCAGAGCGGGCGAAGGGACCCATCAAAACGACGCTGCAACTGGCGGATCTGATTTCCAAGGTGTGCCCCAAATACAGCAAGAGGCATCCGGCCACGCTGACCTTCCAGGCGCTGCGGATCGAGACCAACCAGGAGCTGGCGGCGCTGGAGGACTTCCTGGCGGCTGCGCCCAAGTGGCTGAAGCCTGGTGGCCGCCTGGCGGTCATCAGTTTCCATTCGCTGGAAGACCGGGTGGTGAAGCATGCCTTTCACCGCCAGAGCCAGGTGTGGCTGGACCGGCCGGAGTGGCCGGAGCCGAAGCGCAATCCCGACTGCTTTTACCGCCTCATCTCGCGCAAGCCGATGGAGGCCACGGAGCTGGAACTGAGCCTAAACCCGCGCGCCCGCAGCGCCCGTCTGCGCGGTGTGGAACGCCTGCCCGCATGA